The following coding sequences are from one Pseudonocardia sp. HH130630-07 window:
- a CDS encoding dipeptidase, which yields MAEQQPIPSAALSAAVEDVLPGARSDLEALVRIPSIWADPAHAEDTRRSADAVAALARDAGAATVEIVAADGGAPAVVAHWPAPEGMPTVMLYAHHDVQPTGGDDEWTSPPFEPTEREGRLYGRGAADDKAGVMTHLAVLRAYGGTPPVGVTLFIEGEEESGSPTLSALLAEHHAKLSADVIVIADAANPAVDVPALTTSLRGLVAVVVEVSMLERPVHSGVYGGPVGDALTALCRTLATLHDDKGEVAVPGLARSSSDAPDPDEATYRSDVGLLDGVELLGTGSVGDRVNLAPAVAVLGIDAPAVAESSNVLLPRARAMVSMRLAPGEDALRAQQALADHLTANVPWGAHVTVTPESGVAEPFSLSATGAVYDHARAAFATAYGNTAVETGIGGSIPFIAEFARTFPGATVLVTGVGDPASRWHGIDESLHLQMFGRGVLAEALFLQRLSAQG from the coding sequence ATGGCCGAGCAGCAGCCCATCCCGTCCGCCGCACTCTCCGCCGCCGTCGAGGACGTGCTGCCGGGGGCCCGCTCCGACCTGGAGGCGCTGGTCCGGATCCCGAGCATCTGGGCCGATCCGGCGCACGCCGAGGACACCCGGCGCAGCGCGGACGCGGTCGCGGCACTGGCCCGGGACGCCGGGGCGGCGACGGTGGAGATCGTCGCCGCCGACGGCGGCGCACCCGCGGTCGTCGCACACTGGCCCGCCCCGGAGGGCATGCCGACCGTGATGCTCTACGCCCACCACGACGTCCAGCCCACCGGTGGTGACGACGAGTGGACCAGCCCGCCGTTCGAGCCGACCGAGCGGGAAGGGCGGCTCTACGGCCGCGGCGCCGCCGACGACAAGGCCGGCGTGATGACCCATCTCGCGGTCCTGCGCGCCTACGGCGGGACGCCCCCGGTCGGCGTGACCCTGTTCATCGAGGGCGAGGAGGAGTCCGGCTCCCCGACCCTGAGCGCCCTGCTGGCCGAGCACCACGCGAAGCTCTCCGCGGACGTGATCGTGATCGCCGACGCGGCGAACCCGGCGGTCGACGTGCCCGCCCTGACCACGAGCCTGCGCGGGCTCGTCGCGGTGGTGGTCGAGGTGTCGATGCTGGAGCGCCCGGTGCACTCCGGGGTGTACGGCGGGCCGGTCGGCGACGCGCTCACCGCGCTCTGCCGCACGCTCGCGACGCTGCACGACGACAAGGGTGAGGTCGCCGTTCCCGGCCTGGCCCGCAGCAGCTCCGACGCCCCCGACCCGGACGAGGCGACCTACCGCAGCGACGTCGGCCTGCTCGACGGCGTCGAGCTGCTCGGCACCGGCAGCGTCGGAGACCGGGTCAACCTGGCCCCGGCGGTCGCCGTGCTCGGCATCGACGCCCCGGCCGTCGCCGAGTCCTCCAACGTGCTGCTCCCCCGGGCCAGGGCGATGGTGAGCATGCGGCTCGCCCCGGGAGAGGACGCGCTGCGGGCCCAGCAGGCACTGGCCGACCACCTGACGGCGAACGTCCCGTGGGGCGCGCACGTGACGGTGACCCCCGAGTCCGGCGTCGCCGAGCCGTTCAGCCTCTCGGCGACGGGTGCGGTCTACGACCACGCGCGCGCCGCCTTCGCCACCGCCTACGGCAACACCGCGGTGGAGACCGGCATCGGCGGCTCGATCCCGTTCATCGCGGAGTTCGCCCGCACCTTCCCGGGGGCGACGGTGCTGGTCACCGGCGTCGGCGACCCGGCGAGCCGCTGGCACGGGATCGACGAGAGCCTGCACCTGCAGATGTTCGGCCGGGGCGTGCTGGCCGAGGCGCTGTTCCTGCAGCGGCTCTCCGCGCAGGGCTGA